From Verrucomicrobiota bacterium, a single genomic window includes:
- a CDS encoding DUF47 family protein: protein MFSLQKILGKEDVFFTLLEASAEEARSSAAALLKLSRNPDPALMSEFVQSRRKDKKITEEISEKVCTTFVTALEREDIEALSNALYKIPKTIEKFAERMLVAPHLVTGADFSQQGALLDQAAETLVSLVKCLRRAASLEEVKSLNDKLQKLEGEADKAILDLLRDLYSGKHDPLKVYVLKDLFELLERVIDRCRDAGNVVVHIMLKHA from the coding sequence ATGTTCTCGCTCCAAAAAATCCTTGGGAAGGAAGACGTCTTCTTCACCCTGCTTGAAGCCAGCGCCGAGGAGGCGCGATCCAGCGCCGCCGCGCTGCTCAAGCTCAGCCGCAACCCGGACCCGGCGCTCATGAGCGAGTTCGTCCAATCGCGCCGCAAGGACAAGAAGATCACAGAGGAGATCAGCGAGAAGGTCTGCACCACCTTTGTCACCGCGCTGGAACGCGAGGACATCGAGGCGCTCTCCAACGCGCTCTACAAGATTCCCAAGACCATCGAGAAGTTTGCCGAGCGGATGCTCGTCGCGCCGCACCTCGTCACGGGCGCGGACTTCTCCCAGCAGGGGGCCTTGCTCGACCAGGCCGCCGAGACACTCGTGTCGCTCGTCAAGTGCCTGCGCCGCGCGGCGAGTCTCGAGGAAGTCAAGTCGCTCAACGACAAGCTGCAAAAGCTTGAGGGCGAGGCCGACAAGGCGATCCTCGATCTGTTGCGCGACCTTTACAGCGGCAAACACGATCCGCTGAAAGTTTACGTGCTGAAGGACCTGTTCGAGTTGCTCGAACGGGTCATCGACCGCTGCCGCGACGCC